A region of Porites lutea chromosome 13, jaPorLute2.1, whole genome shotgun sequence DNA encodes the following proteins:
- the LOC140923182 gene encoding guanine nucleotide-binding protein-like 3 homolog gives MVRPKKQSKRMTAHKRYKIQRKIREHLRKQRKEAKLNGKSKKHKKDPGVPNLFPFKEEVLKQAEEKKRRQEETNERRKQNRLKEVNKKRNLESLQKDAMKRGKEFEKKESLKENSQSDVYSGRKLEGSLRAYYKEFKKVVDASDVVLEVLDARDPMGCRCTQVEESVLSSGVNKKLVLILNKIDLVPREIVDKWLKYLRNEFPTVAFKASTQAQKQNLHQSKVSASLASGDLLTSSACIGADTLLKLLGNYCRNKDIKTAITVGIVGFPNVGKSSIINSLKRCKACTVGATPGVTKSMQEVQLDKHVKLVDSPGIVMDNSNSDSAVILRNCVKIETIDDPVPAVEAILRRCNKHQVMEKYSVPDYTDVHEFLSHLGKRLGKLKKGGIPNVVAAGKAVLKDWNSGKIVFYTHPPEQHSLPSHLSADIVSEWSKEFDIGSLQQHEQDELHGLRNTVEDAMVLETGCPVDVADIEEDKMESAEEDEDEDFDEDDEDDESEEEEAMEDSDGEQANDDGMTVVVKSSKSIVQSKKDTQLHGKADHVLKTNEVNEFNMQSNKERKKIFKKQQKERKKQATNSPEPMMDSDDDYNFDSDFS, from the exons ATGGTTCGACCAA aaaaacaaagcaaacgaATGACTGCACACAAGAGGTACAAAATTCAGAGAAAG ATCAGGGAACATCTAAGAAAACAGCGGAAGGAAGCAAAGCTAAATGGAAAGTCAAAAA aaCATAAGAAAGATCCAGGGGTCCCcaatctttttccttttaaagagGAAGTTCTTAAACAGGCagaggagaagaaaagaagg CAAGAGGAGACAAACGAAAGGAGAAAGCAGAACAGGTTAAAAGAGGTGAATAAGAAAAGAAACCTGGAAAGTCTACAGAAAGATGCAATGAAAAGGGGAAAGGAATTTGAGAAAAAG gAGTCTTTAAAGGAGAATTCTCAGTCAGATGTTTATTCTGGTAGAAAGTTAG AGGGATCTCTTAGGGCATattataaagaatttaaaaag GTTGTGGATGCCTCTGATGTTGTTCTTGAGGTTCTGGATGCCAGGGATCCCATGGGATGTAGATGTACACAG GTTGAGGAATCAGTATTGTCTTCTGGTGTCAATAAAAAATTAGTGctgattttgaataaaatag ATCTTGTTCCAAGAGAAATTGTTGATAAGTGGTTAAAGTATCTTCGCAATGAGTTTCCAACAGTTGCTTTTAAGGCATCAACACAAGCACAAAAACAGAATTTA CATCAAAGTAAAGTTTCTGCATCATTAGCGTCAGGAGATTTGCTAACATCCAGCGCTTGTATTGGAGCTGATACTTTGCTTAAACTTCTTGGAAACTACTGCCgaaacaaagacattaaaacagCTATTACAGTTGGAATAGTAG GTTTTCCAAATGTCGGCAAAAGCAG CATCATAAATAGTTTAAAAAGATGTAAAGCTTGTACAGTGGGAGCTACTCCTGGAGTAACAAA GAGCATGCAGGAGGTGCAACTGGACAAACATGTTAAACTTGTAGACAGTCCTGGAATTGTCATGGACAACAGCAACTCAGATTCAGCTGTGATATTGAGGAACTGCGTCAAA ATAGAAACCATTGATGATCCAGTTCCTGCTGTAGAAGCTATTTTGAGAAGATGTAACAAACATCAG GTGATGGAAAAATACTCAGTTCCCGACTACACAGACGTTCATGAGTTTCTGTCGCATCTTGGAAAAAGACTCGGTAAATTGAAGAAAG GTGGAATACCCAATGTAGTTGCAGCAGGAAAAGCTGTGCTGAAAGACTGGAACAG TGGAAAGATTGTGTTTTACACACATCCACCAGAACAGCACTCATTACCCAGTCATTTGTCAGCCGATATTGTCAGTGAGTGGAGTAAAGAGTTCGATATA GGCTCTCTGCAACAGCACGAACAGGACGAACTACATG GCCTGCGGAACACGGTGGAGGATGCCATGGTGTTGGAAACTGGTTGTCCTGTGGATGTAGCTGATATTGAGGAAGACAAAATG GAATCTGCAGAAGAAGATGAGGACGAAGATTTTGATGAAGATGACGAGGATGATGAATCTGAGGAGGAAGAAGCCATGGAAGACAGCGATGGTGAACAG GCGAACGATGATGGCATGACAGTCGTTGTTAAGAGTTCAAAGTCCATCGTGCAGTCTAAAAAAGACACACAACTTCATGGCAAGGCTGATCATGTACTGAAGACAAACGAAGTAAACGAATTTAACATGCAGTCTAACAAAGAACGGAAAAAG ATATTTAAGAagcaacaaaaagaaagaaagaaacaag CGACAAACAGTCCCGAACCGATGATGGACAGCGATGATGACTATAACTTCGATAGTGACTTTAGTTGA